Proteins encoded in a region of the Rhodanobacteraceae bacterium genome:
- the der gene encoding ribosome biogenesis GTPase Der, which yields MLPVVALVGRPNVGKSTLYNSLTKSRDAIVSDMPGVTRDRLFGICRRGERPFMVVDTAGLTENEDVLAKGMAAQSWQAIEESDLVCLVVDARDGINPDDLEIAQRIRTTGRPMLLVVNKIDGVNEDNVRAEFSRLGIAGTLLISAAHNQGIADFVEEVLTRLPADSVEPEADDGVIRIAIIGRPNVGKSTLVNRLLGEERVLAMDLPGTTRDAVRVPLERDGRKYRLIDTAGIRRKARVGEGVEKFSVIKALQAAVEAHVVILMLDAQQGFADQDAHLLGEIVEAGRGLVLAMNKWDGLSVRERTQVNSRLDWGLSFVNFAKRLPISALHGSGLGELMKAVNQAHKAATREFSANELTKAINEAFEKHQPPMVRGRVAKMRYAHQGGRNPPRVIIHGSRLKDLPDAYKRYLENSLRDKFRLTGTPLALEFREGANPYADKKNVLTPRQVEKRKRLMRHVKKG from the coding sequence ATGTTGCCCGTCGTTGCACTGGTCGGCCGCCCGAATGTCGGCAAGTCCACCCTCTACAACTCGCTGACCAAGAGCCGCGACGCTATCGTCTCGGACATGCCGGGCGTCACGCGCGACCGCCTGTTCGGCATCTGCCGCCGCGGCGAGCGGCCATTCATGGTGGTCGATACCGCCGGCCTGACCGAGAACGAGGACGTCCTCGCGAAGGGCATGGCGGCGCAGTCCTGGCAGGCCATCGAAGAGTCCGACCTGGTCTGCCTGGTGGTCGACGCGCGCGATGGCATCAACCCGGATGACCTGGAGATTGCCCAGCGCATCCGTACCACTGGCCGGCCGATGCTGCTGGTGGTGAACAAGATCGACGGCGTCAACGAAGACAATGTGCGCGCGGAATTCTCGCGCCTGGGGATTGCCGGCACGCTGCTGATCTCGGCGGCCCACAACCAGGGCATCGCCGATTTCGTCGAGGAAGTGTTGACGCGCCTGCCGGCGGATTCGGTCGAGCCAGAGGCCGACGATGGTGTCATCCGCATCGCGATCATCGGCCGCCCGAATGTGGGCAAGTCGACCCTGGTCAACCGCCTGCTCGGCGAAGAACGGGTGCTGGCGATGGACCTGCCCGGCACCACCCGCGATGCGGTGCGTGTGCCGCTGGAGCGCGATGGGCGCAAGTACCGGCTGATCGACACCGCCGGCATCCGGCGCAAGGCGCGGGTGGGCGAGGGCGTCGAGAAGTTCAGCGTGATCAAGGCGCTGCAGGCGGCGGTCGAGGCGCATGTGGTGATTCTGATGCTGGATGCGCAGCAGGGCTTCGCCGATCAGGACGCACACCTGCTCGGCGAGATCGTCGAGGCTGGCCGCGGCCTGGTGCTGGCGATGAACAAGTGGGATGGCCTCTCCGTGCGCGAGCGCACCCAGGTGAATTCGCGCCTGGACTGGGGCTTGTCCTTCGTCAATTTCGCCAAGCGTCTGCCGATCTCCGCGCTGCACGGCTCCGGCCTCGGCGAACTGATGAAGGCAGTCAACCAGGCGCACAAGGCGGCGACCCGCGAGTTCTCCGCAAACGAACTGACCAAGGCGATCAACGAGGCCTTCGAGAAGCACCAGCCGCCGATGGTGCGCGGCCGCGTGGCGAAGATGCGCTACGCCCACCAGGGCGGCCGCAATCCGCCGCGCGTGATCATCCACGGCTCACGCCTGAAGGATTTGCCGGACGCCTACAAGCGCTACCTGGAAAACTCCCTGCGCGACAAGTTCCGCCTCACCGGCACCCCGCTCGCACTGGAATTCCGTGAAGGCGCCAACCCCTACGCCGACAAGAAGAACGTCCTCACCCCACGCCAGGTCGAGAAGCGCAAGCGGCTGATGCGGCATGTGAAGAAGGGGTAG
- a CDS encoding molybdopterin molybdotransferase MoeA: MDVEQLLASRGVPMRIGIADARVAIAAGLMNASPAIERVALDSARGRRLAEDLRIAHALPPFANSAMDGYALRHADLASGQPLACIGASRAGARYAGQVGAGQCVRISTGAEMPPGADTVVTQENTSREGDQVCVLQPPAAGAHVRAAGEECAADSLLLTRGSPLDARALSLAASAGRAELRVLARPRVAILTGGDELALPGQPLAPGQIYDSNAALLHALVEEAGGHALPATQAAPDDPQRLLHALRRAAAAADLILTTGGASVGDHDHLPQLLAEHGSVHFWKVRMKPGMPALFGEIGGKPVLALPGNPVSVYMTFRVLGVPALQALQGHPPVLPLRARARLEAPLRKSHPRAEFLRAVQRVDADGTLCVRVFTQQESHRLVSLAQANALVFLGEGAVDLPAGALVEVEPLETIGA, encoded by the coding sequence ATGGACGTCGAACAACTGCTTGCATCGCGCGGGGTGCCGATGCGCATCGGCATCGCCGATGCGCGGGTCGCGATCGCCGCGGGACTGATGAACGCATCGCCCGCGATCGAGCGCGTGGCGCTCGACAGCGCGCGCGGGCGCAGGCTGGCGGAGGACCTGCGCATCGCGCATGCGCTGCCGCCCTTCGCCAATTCGGCGATGGATGGCTATGCGCTGCGCCACGCAGACCTTGCGTCGGGCCAACCCCTGGCCTGCATTGGCGCCAGCCGCGCCGGCGCGCGCTACGCCGGTCAGGTGGGTGCGGGGCAGTGCGTGCGGATCTCCACCGGCGCGGAAATGCCGCCGGGCGCGGACACCGTGGTGACCCAGGAGAACACCAGCCGCGAGGGCGATCAGGTGTGCGTGCTCCAGCCGCCGGCCGCGGGCGCCCATGTGCGCGCCGCGGGCGAAGAATGTGCGGCCGACAGCCTGCTGCTGACGCGCGGCAGCCCTCTGGATGCGCGCGCGCTGTCGCTGGCCGCCAGCGCCGGGCGCGCGGAGCTCCGGGTGCTGGCGCGCCCGCGCGTGGCCATCCTGACCGGCGGCGATGAACTGGCACTGCCGGGCCAGCCGCTGGCGCCTGGCCAGATTTATGACAGCAATGCCGCGCTGCTGCACGCGCTGGTCGAGGAGGCCGGAGGGCATGCGCTGCCAGCGACCCAGGCCGCGCCAGACGATCCGCAGCGCCTGCTGCACGCCCTTCGGCGCGCCGCCGCAGCGGCAGACCTGATCCTGACCACTGGTGGCGCCTCGGTCGGCGATCACGACCACCTGCCGCAACTGCTCGCCGAGCACGGCAGCGTGCATTTCTGGAAGGTGCGCATGAAGCCCGGCATGCCGGCGCTGTTCGGCGAGATCGGCGGCAAGCCGGTGCTGGCGCTGCCGGGCAATCCGGTCAGCGTCTACATGACCTTCCGCGTGCTCGGCGTCCCGGCATTGCAGGCTCTGCAGGGCCATCCGCCGGTGCTGCCGCTGCGCGCACGCGCACGGTTGGAAGCGCCCTTGCGCAAATCGCATCCGCGCGCCGAGTTCCTGCGCGCGGTGCAGCGGGTGGATGCGGATGGCACCTTGTGCGTACGCGTGTTCACGCAGCAGGAATCGCACCGTCTGGTCAGTCTGGCGCAGGCCAACGCGCTGGTCTTCCTGGGCGAAGGCGCGGTGGACCTGCCGGCGGGTGCGCTGGTCGAGGTCGAGCCGCTGGAGACCATCGGCGCGTGA
- the moeB gene encoding molybdopterin-synthase adenylyltransferase MoeB: protein MRRIDVHTALARQRAGALVVDVREIGEWAAGSVPDALLLPKSRFQSSLSELPPERRGDLLLLCAAGARATACAEMLARAGIASATVIDGGFRAWQAAGLPVYLPQDPDADLLRRYARQIVLPEVGAAGQKALAAAQVLLVGAGGLGSPVALYLAAAGVGTLRLVDDDRVDESNLQRQVLHTTARVGQPKVNSARETLTALNPALKVDAIEARVHSENVDALVAGCALIVDGSDNLATRYLLSDASVKHGLPLVYAAVERFSGQVGVFHPASARGTAPCYRCLFPEPPPPEQAPNCAEVGVLGVLPGLLGLLQANEALKLLLGIGEPLIGRLLLVDALGARFRELKLPADPDCAVCAPGRAFPGYVDYAAFCAG, encoded by the coding sequence ATCCGCCGCATCGATGTGCACACCGCGCTCGCGCGCCAGCGCGCCGGCGCGCTGGTGGTGGATGTGCGCGAAATCGGCGAATGGGCCGCGGGGAGCGTCCCCGATGCGCTGCTGCTGCCGAAGAGCCGCTTTCAGTCCTCGCTGTCTGAATTGCCGCCGGAGCGTCGCGGTGACCTGCTGCTGCTGTGCGCCGCCGGCGCGCGCGCGACCGCCTGCGCCGAGATGCTGGCGCGCGCGGGCATCGCCTCGGCGACGGTGATCGACGGCGGCTTCCGTGCCTGGCAGGCGGCCGGCCTGCCGGTGTACCTGCCGCAGGACCCGGATGCCGACTTGCTGCGTCGCTACGCCCGCCAGATCGTGTTGCCCGAAGTCGGCGCGGCTGGCCAGAAGGCGCTCGCCGCGGCGCAGGTGCTGCTGGTGGGTGCCGGTGGGTTGGGTTCGCCGGTGGCGCTGTACCTTGCCGCGGCCGGTGTCGGCACGCTGCGGCTGGTGGACGATGACCGCGTCGACGAGAGCAACCTCCAGCGCCAGGTGCTGCACACCACGGCGCGCGTCGGCCAGCCCAAGGTCAATTCCGCCCGTGAGACCCTGACCGCGTTGAACCCGGCGCTGAAGGTCGATGCCATCGAAGCGCGCGTGCACTCGGAGAATGTCGATGCGCTGGTCGCGGGTTGCGCCCTGATCGTCGACGGCTCGGACAACCTGGCGACGCGCTACTTGCTCAGCGACGCCTCGGTCAAGCATGGCCTGCCGCTGGTGTATGCCGCAGTCGAGCGCTTCAGCGGCCAGGTGGGCGTGTTCCACCCCGCCTCCGCGCGCGGCACCGCGCCGTGCTATCGCTGCCTGTTCCCCGAACCCCCGCCGCCCGAGCAGGCACCCAACTGCGCCGAGGTCGGTGTGCTCGGCGTGCTTCCCGGCCTGCTCGGCCTGCTGCAGGCCAACGAGGCCCTGAAGCTGCTGCTCGGCATCGGCGAACCACTGATTGGCCGCCTGCTGCTGGTCGATGCGCTCGGCGCGCGCTTCCGCGAACTCAAGCTCCCCGCCGACCCCGACTGCGCTGTTTGCGCCCCCGGACGCGCATTCCCGGGTTATGTGGATTACGCGGCGTTCTGCGCGGGGTGA
- a CDS encoding DUF1244 domain-containing protein, whose translation MPPAMPSRHLQQRTDAQNIDLMILAGFCRNCLADWYQQAAADVGAPVNKDAARQRVYGMPYEDWKARHQATVTPEQLARYELAMKLHPKA comes from the coding sequence ATGCCACCAGCGATGCCATCGAGGCACCTGCAGCAACGCACCGACGCGCAGAACATCGATTTGATGATCTTGGCCGGCTTCTGCCGCAACTGCCTGGCCGACTGGTACCAGCAGGCAGCCGCCGATGTCGGCGCGCCAGTGAACAAGGACGCCGCGCGGCAGCGGGTCTACGGCATGCCCTACGAGGACTGGAAGGCGCGCCACCAGGCCACCGTCACCCCGGAGCAGCTGGCGCGCTATGAGTTGGCGATGAAGCTGCATCCGAAGGCGTAG
- the folD gene encoding bifunctional methylenetetrahydrofolate dehydrogenase/methenyltetrahydrofolate cyclohydrolase FolD: protein MTARLLDGKRIADELIENIRLRVRARVRAGEGAPGLAVVLVGDNPASHVYVRNKRRACERAGFVTRDHDLPASTSESELLALIDELNAADDIHGILVQLPLPPQIDARTVIQRISPRKDVDGFHPENVGRLAQREPGLRPCTPKGVMTLLSHTDKPVRGRDALVVGVSNHVGRPMVLELLLAGATVTAAHRFTQDLRFHVERADLLVVAVGRPGLVPGAWVKPGAVVIDVGINRLADGKLVGDIEFAPAAERAAWITPVPGGVGPMTVATLLQNTLEACETAVPNGLA, encoded by the coding sequence ATGACGGCCAGGTTGCTGGACGGCAAGCGCATTGCCGATGAGTTGATCGAGAACATCCGGCTTCGCGTGCGGGCACGGGTGCGTGCGGGCGAGGGCGCGCCGGGTCTCGCGGTGGTGCTGGTCGGCGACAATCCGGCCTCGCATGTCTACGTGCGCAACAAGCGGCGAGCCTGCGAGCGCGCCGGCTTCGTCACCCGCGACCACGACCTTCCGGCCAGCACCAGCGAGTCGGAACTGCTGGCGCTGATCGATGAGCTGAACGCGGCCGACGACATCCACGGCATCCTGGTGCAGTTGCCGTTGCCGCCGCAGATCGATGCGCGCACGGTGATCCAGCGGATCTCGCCGCGCAAGGATGTCGACGGTTTCCACCCGGAGAATGTGGGCCGCCTGGCGCAGCGGGAGCCGGGACTGCGCCCGTGCACGCCGAAGGGTGTCATGACGCTGCTCTCGCACACCGACAAGCCGGTACGCGGGCGCGATGCGCTGGTGGTCGGCGTTTCCAACCATGTCGGCCGCCCAATGGTGCTGGAACTGCTGCTGGCAGGTGCCACGGTCACCGCGGCGCATCGGTTCACCCAGGACTTGCGCTTCCATGTCGAACGCGCCGATTTGCTCGTCGTCGCGGTCGGCCGCCCCGGGCTGGTACCGGGTGCCTGGGTCAAGCCCGGTGCGGTGGTCATCGATGTCGGCATCAACCGGCTGGCGGACGGCAAGCTGGTCGGCGACATCGAGTTCGCGCCCGCGGCCGAGCGTGCCGCCTGGATCACGCCGGTGCCGGGTGGCGTGGGTCCGATGACGGTCGCCACCCTGCTGCAGAACACCCTCGAAGCCTGCGAAACCGCCGTGCCCAACGGCCTGGCGTAG
- the dctP gene encoding TRAP transporter substrate-binding protein DctP yields the protein MIRMYALALCAALGWGGIADAASLKIATLAPEGSSWMREMRAAGEAVKTATAGRVELKFFPGGVMGNSDTVLRKIKLGQLNGGAFAASELTAVYPDVAVFGLPFIFENVEAVRKARTALDPVIKAGFEQNGMVAAGITGGGFIYLMSTKSIATQAEIRATKVWVPEGDTIGRIAFEEAGITPVSLALGDVYTSLQTGLVETVGNTTTGAVAFQWATKLKYMVDLPVSYTVGILTFDKKALDKLSAEDRAAVIASVEAAFARLETLNAADDLATRETLKNEGIAIVPPQPEAAQAWRDVGSRTMARMQDEGQLSAAILDALKQAGVAGGSR from the coding sequence ATGATCAGGATGTACGCGCTGGCATTGTGCGCCGCGCTTGGTTGGGGCGGCATCGCGGATGCGGCGTCGCTCAAGATCGCCACGCTGGCGCCGGAAGGCAGTTCCTGGATGCGCGAGATGCGCGCCGCCGGCGAGGCGGTGAAGACCGCCACCGCGGGCCGGGTGGAGCTCAAGTTCTTCCCTGGCGGCGTGATGGGCAACAGCGACACCGTGCTGCGCAAGATCAAGCTCGGCCAGCTCAATGGCGGCGCCTTCGCCGCAAGCGAACTGACCGCGGTCTACCCGGACGTTGCGGTGTTTGGCTTGCCTTTCATCTTCGAAAACGTGGAGGCTGTGCGCAAGGCGCGCACTGCGCTGGACCCGGTGATCAAGGCCGGGTTCGAGCAGAACGGCATGGTCGCGGCGGGCATCACGGGCGGCGGTTTCATCTACCTGATGAGCACCAAGTCGATCGCCACCCAGGCCGAGATCCGCGCCACCAAGGTGTGGGTGCCGGAGGGCGACACCATCGGCCGCATCGCCTTCGAAGAGGCCGGCATCACCCCGGTGTCGCTGGCGCTGGGTGATGTCTACACCAGTCTGCAGACCGGTCTGGTCGAGACCGTCGGCAACACCACCACGGGCGCAGTGGCCTTCCAGTGGGCGACCAAGCTCAAGTACATGGTCGACCTGCCGGTGTCCTACACCGTGGGTATCCTGACCTTCGACAAGAAGGCGCTCGACAAGCTCTCCGCGGAGGACCGCGCGGCGGTCATCGCCAGCGTCGAGGCGGCCTTCGCGCGGCTGGAGACGCTGAATGCGGCGGATGACCTGGCCACCCGCGAGACCTTGAAGAATGAGGGCATCGCGATTGTCCCGCCGCAGCCGGAAGCGGCGCAGGCCTGGCGCGATGTCGGCAGCCGCACGATGGCGCGGATGCAGGACGAGGGCCAATTGTCGGCGGCCATCCTGGATGCGCTGAAGCAGGCGGGCGTGGCGGGCGGCAGCCGCTGA
- a CDS encoding TRAP transporter small permease, translated as MSYLGVLARIVARIEDALLAALGLGLLAAAAAQLGFRLYGSGPVWLDPLMRLATLWLALIGALVATREGRQLHIDVLASRLKGWLGHTARIVVALFTASICALLAQASWTLMQLEREGGSEIFTGVPVWMALAVLPIVFGLMTLHALAHVVRAPQPPGPAS; from the coding sequence ATGAGTTACCTTGGCGTCCTGGCGCGGATCGTCGCGCGAATCGAGGACGCCCTGCTGGCTGCGCTCGGCCTTGGCCTGCTGGCCGCAGCGGCGGCGCAACTGGGTTTCCGCCTTTACGGCAGCGGCCCGGTGTGGCTGGATCCGCTGATGCGGCTGGCCACGCTGTGGCTGGCGCTGATCGGCGCGCTGGTGGCCACCCGCGAGGGTCGCCAGTTGCATATCGACGTGCTCGCCAGCCGGTTGAAGGGCTGGCTCGGGCACACCGCGCGGATCGTCGTCGCACTGTTCACGGCGAGCATCTGCGCCCTGCTGGCGCAAGCCAGCTGGACCCTGATGCAACTGGAACGCGAGGGCGGCAGCGAGATCTTCACCGGCGTGCCGGTGTGGATGGCGCTCGCGGTGCTGCCCATCGTGTTCGGATTGATGACCCTGCATGCGCTGGCGCACGTCGTGCGTGCGCCGCAGCCGCCCGGGCCGGCGTCATGA
- a CDS encoding TRAP transporter large permease subunit yields MIVLIALGLLLLALMGAPFFALIGAVALLGFHDQGYDLAIVAVEINRLGEMPVLVAIPLFTLAGYLLSESQAPRRLVRLTQALVGWMPGGLAIVALVASALFTALTGASGVTIVALGAVLFPALLHGRYSEKFGLGLVTASGSLGLLFRPSLPLIIYGVVAQQLNTSPPVSVEDLFLAGIIPGVLMLLVLSVYAITQSPKIPREERRFVPAEARAALWDTRWELPLPFLVLGGIYSGRIAPSEAATLTAVYVFVVTVLVRREIPWKRLPLIVREAMMLVGGILLILGTAFALTNYLIDAEIPTKLFDWVQTHVSQKWIFLLALNAFLLFFGMLLEGYPAIVVLTPLVLPIATGYGMDPVHFGILFLANLQIGLFLAPLGMNLFIASYRFRKPVTEVIRASWPFFLLLFACALAITYVPWLSLALLGR; encoded by the coding sequence ATGATCGTCCTGATTGCGCTTGGGCTGCTGTTGCTGGCGCTGATGGGGGCGCCGTTCTTTGCGCTGATCGGCGCGGTCGCGCTGCTCGGCTTCCACGACCAGGGCTATGACCTGGCCATCGTCGCGGTCGAGATCAACCGCCTTGGCGAGATGCCGGTGCTGGTGGCGATCCCGCTCTTCACCCTGGCCGGCTACCTGCTCAGCGAAAGCCAGGCACCCAGGCGCCTGGTGCGTCTGACCCAGGCGCTGGTCGGCTGGATGCCGGGCGGGCTGGCGATCGTCGCGCTGGTCGCGAGCGCATTGTTCACGGCGCTGACCGGTGCCTCGGGTGTGACCATCGTGGCACTCGGCGCCGTGCTGTTCCCGGCCCTGCTGCACGGGCGCTACAGCGAGAAATTCGGCCTCGGTCTGGTCACGGCCTCCGGCAGCCTGGGCCTGCTGTTCCGCCCCTCGCTGCCGTTGATCATTTACGGCGTGGTCGCGCAGCAGCTCAACACCAGCCCGCCGGTGTCGGTCGAGGACCTGTTCCTGGCCGGCATCATCCCGGGCGTGCTGATGTTGCTGGTGCTCAGTGTCTACGCGATCACCCAGTCGCCGAAAATCCCACGCGAGGAGCGCCGCTTCGTCCCGGCCGAGGCGCGTGCTGCGCTGTGGGATACGCGCTGGGAACTGCCGCTGCCCTTTCTGGTGCTGGGCGGAATCTATTCCGGGCGGATTGCGCCCTCGGAGGCGGCCACCCTGACGGCGGTCTACGTCTTCGTGGTGACGGTCCTGGTCCGTCGCGAAATCCCGTGGAAGCGCCTGCCGCTGATCGTGCGCGAGGCGATGATGCTGGTCGGCGGCATCCTGCTGATCCTTGGCACCGCCTTCGCGCTGACCAACTACCTGATCGACGCCGAGATCCCGACCAAGCTGTTCGACTGGGTGCAGACCCACGTCAGCCAGAAGTGGATCTTTCTGCTCGCGCTGAATGCCTTCCTGCTGTTCTTCGGCATGCTGCTCGAAGGTTACCCGGCCATCGTGGTGCTGACCCCGCTGGTGCTGCCGATCGCCACCGGCTACGGCATGGACCCGGTGCATTTCGGCATCCTGTTCCTCGCCAACCTGCAGATCGGCCTGTTCCTCGCGCCACTCGGCATGAATCTGTTCATCGCCAGCTACCGCTTCCGCAAGCCCGTCACCGAGGTGATCCGCGCGAGCTGGCCCTTCTTCCTGCTGCTGTTCGCCTGCGCGCTGGCGATCACCTATGTGCCGTGGCTGTCGCTGGCGTTGCTGGGGCGGTGA
- a CDS encoding type II toxin-antitoxin system HicB family antitoxin: MKLTFEVEQELDGRWIAEVPELPGVLAYGVSGAEAMARAEALALRVLAERIEHGEVVPMALQIELPTAA, from the coding sequence ATGAAACTGACATTCGAGGTCGAGCAGGAACTGGACGGCCGCTGGATCGCCGAAGTGCCTGAACTGCCCGGCGTTCTCGCTTATGGGGTGTCTGGTGCCGAGGCGATGGCCCGGGCGGAAGCACTCGCGCTGCGCGTACTTGCCGAACGCATTGAACATGGCGAGGTCGTCCCCATGGCGTTGCAGATCGAGCTTCCCACGGCGGCATGA
- a CDS encoding type II toxin-antitoxin system HicA family toxin: MSTWPSVRARVLLHALLRKGWVVKRQSGSHRTLAHPDWPDYTFPFHDGDEIGPRMLARVAKHTGLEPSDL, from the coding sequence ATGAGCACCTGGCCATCAGTGAGAGCGCGCGTGCTGCTTCACGCGCTCCTGCGAAAGGGCTGGGTGGTCAAACGGCAATCGGGGTCGCACCGGACACTCGCACATCCCGATTGGCCCGACTACACATTTCCGTTCCACGATGGCGACGAAATCGGGCCACGCATGCTCGCCCGCGTGGCCAAACACACGGGTCTGGAGCCTTCGGATCTGTAG